In a genomic window of Penaeus monodon isolate SGIC_2016 chromosome 27, NSTDA_Pmon_1, whole genome shotgun sequence:
- the LOC119590748 gene encoding uncharacterized protein LOC119590748: protein MAISATTVNKWIKRHQETGLLTSLHRRPRPRVTSREEDEAIIRAVEENPYTNATRLRKTLQLNVSPETVRRRLHESGVYQLIPSRKEQANQHHTGRQCIICRHSGVRLEFHSSFLDEENVQHETREDTLEKM from the exons ATGGCCATATCAGCAACAACTGTCAACAAATGGATCAAGCGGCATCAGGAAACTGGATTACTTACAAGTTTAC ATAGAAGACCGCGTCCCCGCGTAACCTCACGGGAGGAAGACGAGGCCATCATACGAGCGGTCGAAGAAAACCCGTATACGAACGCCACAAGGTTAAGGAAAACGCTCCAGTTAAATGTAAGCCCTGAAACTGTCCGTAGACGGTTACACGAAAGTGGAGTGTATCAGCTGATCCCTTCCAGGAAGGAACAGGCGAATCAGCACCACACAGGTAGACAGTGCATTATCTGTCGACATTCCGGAGTGCGGCTGGAATTCCATAGCAGTTTCTTAGATGAAGAAAATGTTCAGCATGAAACACGGGAAGATACACTTGAGAAG ATGTGA